AGACGTATTCACACTTTCCTCCAAAGTATTTAGGGTCAAGCACTTGATTCATAAAGTCTCCGGTTAGGATGTTGTAGCTTTAAAAAAGCAGAggaatttaaaaagtattttgttttcataattgTTTGAGATTAAGTTCATATCTACTATAATAAGTTACCCCTGTGTGCCACGCTCAGCACCGGGAATTGGTATCAGGGTGGAACACTTGTCTTCTCTTTGGTTGATACGCTCACATTGGTCTTCGTCAGAAAAATTGTCGCAGTCCCCCTCACCGTTACAGCGAAGGGACTGGCTGATGCAGCGTCCTGGAAAGACAAAGAAAGGTTCGGCTTCACAGCAGCACACAAACATCCCTTAACTTGAGAGAATGTGTCACCCTAAAGGAACTTTTGGTGGGACTTGCCTGTTTCTTTGCAGGTGAAACTCTCTCCACAGTAATCTTTGACCATACATTGCGTGGTCGCTCTCGGACATGCCAGCGTTTCCCACAATGACCCAACACAATGTATTCCACCAAACTGTGACGGTTTCTCCAAATGTTGGAAACGTAGCTAAGACAAAGTAAAGAAGTGTGTTAAAAATCACCCATATAACTAATATGTTCTGCTACATTATTGCTGCGAGCTACAGATCTTTTATAAATTTGTTGGCAAGAGTCAGCGAATAAATAAGTGTTTTTGCAGTAACATCTTCTCAACCTGGAAAAAACTGTAGAAGAATCCATGCCTCAATTTTGTGACTTTTATTCAGGGGGCAGAAAAACACATTAAgaagttattgttttaaaattttttaataaattttgaCAATTGCCTATTCCTTGTGGCAAAATCCCCCTACTCTAGGTCCTTCAGAGCCATTTGTCCTTATTTATgctttcttctctccagctcacCCCACAGGTTTTTCTAAAGAGTCTAACATATGAGGACTTACATGGCCATGGAGAACATTTGATTTTGAGTCATCCACACTATTTCCTTGTGAATTGGACCAtatgctttggatcattattcAGGTGATGgtcagttttcagttttctgtaagAGTCTGCTCTTGATTCCTATTGAAAATACACTTTAACCAGCTTCTTAGAGCAtttagaagagaaacaggcccacagcattgtGATGTTAGGACAAAAAAGGCTGTTTACTGACATCATACCCAATTAGTTGGCATGTAGACCATAattaatggttgttatggagacttgatgACCCGTTTGTAGATTACTAATTAAAAGATCCTAAACTCTAATCAGTCAAAGAAGTAAATTAGAACAAACCAATACTTTGGTTACATTGATTTAAAGGGGATTATCAAGGTAGGGGTAAATAGAAGAACTCCAAATGAAGTTGAGAAACGGTCCTGCtcatttaaatattatattaaacAGCCTTATCCAGGGTACCAACAAATCTGAACATGTCTGCATTTTAAACCCTGGGAAAAACACTaaaaattaaccttttttttaagtAGATCTATTATTCAAAACAGAACATATGTGCAAAGTGCCAATGTTCCCAGCTATGTTGATAGGTGCATATTCACCCAAGCCTCCCTTCAGTGACTCATCCATAGTGCTTATTTAGTGCTTTCTTTAAACATATTGATGATCTTATCAGAGCAATGGTGCCactgatctaaaaaaaaaaaaagacaggttgagttttAGCTTTAGTGTTTCAGAGAGAAAAACATCTTCACCGTTTTATCTGTGCAGGAGTCACATCGTGTCCAAGATGACCAACTCCCCACTTTACAGTTGATGGGCACCGGTCTGTTTGCAGCTCTAGCCCTCCTAAACATTACCATATAACACTGTTTGTCAGTTCCACATAAAAGACCCAGTATAGGATGCATTCGATTGAATGTTTGAATTAATGAAGTGAAAACTACTGCACCTGTTACTAGCAGTTGTCCATGGCTTCCTGGATGCATTCACAGTTGGGCGGCCATTCAAGAATAGATGCAGTACACATAAAGCCAGTACCACATGATTAAATATCCCCATTTTGCAAATGAGCAGCAAGCTTCAAATATATAACATCACAAGCTGGATGTTGTGATCCTAAGAGGACTTCTACCGCCGCAGTCTGGACTAACAAAAGTAAATGATTGATCAAGAGTAAACACAAGCTCTTACAGAAGTTGGGAAAGTTGTTTTTAATGACCTGTAACCCCCATGTCTCGATTTAGCGCCTGCAAAAGCTACGACACAAACATTCTGTCTCACCAAACACGTCTCATATATGGTATGATGATTTTGATCCAATATAGGATATTAGCAGCAGCAGTGGTACTTCTTGGTAGACTAACAAAAGCTGTAACAGGAGAACTGGTTGTTGTACAGGAATATGTTGCATTCACTTTATCTTGGCGTACAGCCATATTGTGTAATTCCCAGCCTATGTACCGTCATtataataaaaagacaaaaacatatatatacattttcttaCTTGCCGGTCTTTAGTTTTCATTTGGTAAGGAGCTAATTAACGTATACAATATACATTATCAACCCACTAAAAGAGTCAAACACCTTGGTAAGCATCTGCTAACTGTTGACTCACTTTTATAGTTGCAGATTAAGTTTGGCTGATTTAGAAGTCTTTTGTTCAGGTTTACTAAACATGTTCTTAATTCttgtaaaatacaaacatttgctCTTAATATGTTGTAGATACTTTTACAATCTTTCtacagagacaggcagacagagaaAGATAGAGATGGGGAGGCTGGAATGATAAATTTTAGAATGGAGAGAAGGACACAAAGAGGTGACTGGCTCAGTAGGAaaagtagttgtcttgcaattggaaggttgtgggttcaattccagcttcctcctgctgtatgtcgatgtggaagttgcctaccgatctgtgtattggtgtatgaatgtgtgtgattgggtgaatgtggctctagtgtgaagtgctttgagtggtctgtatgactggaaaggcactatataaaattcagtccatttaccaaagAAAGACTAAAGGATACAAGAAGCAGAGTATGAAAGAAAGGGGTGGGGGTTCCACAAGGAAAGAATGTAACATATAATGGGCTAAGGAATAAATGCTGGAAATAGACCTGAAAAATATGTAAATCCAATTCCATGCTTTTCAAGACAGCATAGAAACCTGTTCGACATTAAAACtcggtaaaataaaaaacagatataGTTTCCTGTAATATAAGGAGTGCATTAAAGCCTAGCAAAAATTTCTTAGAATTCATTTTCATTTGAATACTTTATTACACCATACATACGTTTCTACAGATATTTATTACAAATCTGCAATGAATTGTAGGCTGGCCAAAAAAAATCCAAGATGTTTTTTGAATGCCAAAATGCAACATGCAAAAGAAACCCATTTATTAATGCTTTTCTCTATATCTGAAAATATCAAtaattagtttttattgtttatttatttgtttagttaatAGGTAAGGTTTGATTTGCTCTGTTTATGCTCACATTACGATGTCTTTGACTTTGACCTGTTGTTTAATCTGTTTCTGAATCCAGTACCAGATAACATACTCAGTTACAATGTGTATGCATAACGTCTTTCgtgttttctttacatttttgttgtcTGAAAACATAAAACGATTCCCATTGAAGCGAAAtgcacataaaaaatatttaaaaacagacgCTTTTGATTGGTTCATTCGATGAACGGCAGCACGCACGGAAAGCACGCGCAGCACGCAGGTGTGTCGGCCGCGGCTGTTTGAAGTGGTTTGTTTTAGCTTAATTGATGTTACAAGTATTTTCAAAGAATAACCTGCTTTCCAAAGGAGGAGCATTAAGGCGAGGAATAAAACGTGCGACAATGGAAGAGGTAAATCTGGAAGCTGTCGGAAAACCTTTAATGAACTGGACTCAGTTCTGGAAAATTAAAACTCCATTTAGCCGCTTTGCTATGTCCTGTGCTAGCTAGGTCTACCGAGTTTTATTACTTGTTCTGTGTGATGTACCCTGAAGAGATCTTAGGGAAATGTTGTCCCATTCGAttatattactattattattttaaaaacattttgactaAAGTTGAACGAGTAGCCTATGGCCTAGATATGCCATATGACATTTGATCTGGTCCCACATTAACACTAACACAAATTAATTATTTCCACCATTTCTTTTAAACTACTACTTAGTTTTTCCCAAATTACTGCAGTAAGATTGCTGCTGACACGTGTTTTTATTAATGTGTGTGAAGTCTTCTATATATGTTATTTTTAGTAAACAATAGAGCTTTGTAAATATCCTGGCTTTCAAAGGGTTAAAATGCCCAAAATCaatctgatatatatatatatatatatgataccTCAGAATTAAgtatcctagtttattttcatttgacaaatgaaaataaataaaaacggtAGAAAATAATGATGCATCCAAATCAATGTTGCTACCACTCATTGACCCATCTTGGGgcctaataataaaaaaatatatagacaCATAGTGGGGAAAAATGTACTAAATAATTTTACAGCAGATTTTAGGACACTAATAATTTTTCGTCCTCCAGTGGGATATTTTTTATATCTGACATtgtagaaaataataataatgaacgTCAATCAATGTTTCTGCCAAACATTGACTCATCTCAGGCCCTAATAATTATATTAAGGAAATGCTTCCTGAAAGGTATTTTATGGAAATTAAAgtaacttttttattatttttttataaaaaagactGTAATGTTAAGTTAATATACTGTCCGCTTAAAGGGATAAACggttaaaatataaatacactttacagaaatatttcaagctaaAGGGAGTTTAACAAACTAACATGTTTAGTGGAAAATGTACCTATACATTATAATTTTATAGCAGTTTTTGGGAAGCTGACTTTTGGCTGGGACAAATGTGTCAGAATTTTAAGaccatatttttttctttttctacccTTTGATAGTAAgctacaaccagtatggataaTGGTTTAATTAATTCAAAAATTAATCAAAgtgaagtaaataaaaaataatgatctTCATGcctaaatattttccttttttgaagGGAGGACAAATTAACTTCAAAGCACTGAGGGCTAAATTTCAGGAAGAGGGCCTCTTGGCACATTCAAAAAACAGTCGACCAGCTGTTGCTGAAAAACCCAAACTCCTCCAATCTTACTTAGGACCCTGCAGCTCTGTGGTCAGCGGTATTGCCACGGCAGTGGAAAACCACATGCCTGAAATTCCCCGTGTCCTCTTCAGAGATGAACTTCGGTCATCAGGAGGCAAGCAGCCGATTTCCTTTCCACCTCACCCTAAGCAGACCTCTTCCTCATCCCAGCTTGCAAATGGAGACAGCTCAGCAAAGCATTCCCTCAAAGAGCGACGCATGCCTTTGGTTCTCCCTACCCTGCCTGTCAAAGATCCTAAGATGGATGCATCTGCTCGAAAAGAACACAAACTGGAATCGGAGAAAGGAAAAGAGGTCTTCCCACACAGTAAAATGAAGAAGAAGGGTTTGTTGCTCCCTTTCAAATTAGTCAAAGCATCAAAAAACAGTGCTGATAATGGAGAGGAGCTCACATGTGATGATTTAACCAACAGGCCTTATAGCGCTCCATGTGAGTTCTGCCCGATGGAAAAACAAGGCACCGAAGAACAAGCTTCCCCCCAGAGTAACCAGTCAATCTCCGAGTACCTCGTCTCCAGTCCTGAAATCACAGTCACCCCTCCTCCTCCAGAAAAGTTTTCTGATTCTGACAACAGGATTCTGAGCACGTTGGAGAAGGCCAAAAAAAAGTTCTCACGGCAGCAGATTATAGTTCCCACTAAACCCAAAGGTTTGTGTTCACCTGACTACAGCTGCAGAGAGAAGATCTTCCCTTTGTCTCCAAAGAACCCCGACAGCCTTGGTTCAGGTGTCCTAGTACCTCCACCCGTATGCCTTCCACATTTGGCCTGTACTTCTGCTCTGCCTTTTTTCAAAGCCAACAACTCTGTGCACAGTATGTtattgatattaaatattacaattctgatcattttgtacagatttaattatttacatAACAATTTTCCatgattgtttttcttccaaagaacCCGTTTTCGATACACAGCTTATAATGGAGAAAGCCGAAAAACTGCCAGCGAGGACTGTTGAACCTCATTCACCCTGGGTTCCCTTGAAAAAACTGCTACCGGAGCTGTGGACACTTGGAGCGGTTCCAATAAAGCCCCCCAGACCTCCAACAGTTGATCTTAGCTCTTACCATGCAGTCCTAGTTAAAGGTAAGGCCAGGATTTATTCCACTTTATGCATCTTCCTTTTGGAGCAACAACAGTTTTTGCTAAATTTGTAGCTCTGTACTAACCTCAGTACGGATTAGAGGTCTTCTCTCAGCTAAAGCTCCTTTTGGTTTCCTTTTTGTAGAAGTATCAGCTGGTTGGTGCCAAACACCAATTAAAAAGGATGTGTCTGTGTTGGATCCCCCAGATTTCCCAGACTCTAAGACTTCAGAGTTGGAAACGGCAGATAATGAACCTGTTGACATTGCCGCGATAGAAACTGAAGCTTTAGACATCTTTGTTGGTAATCCTACAACACCGATCATATGTGAGGTCACTGATTACCATGCTCCAGATTCTGCCTTGTCAGTTTGTGATCCTGCAGAGCCCGATAGGAGCCAGGTAGTCCAAGATCTGAACCTTGGCAGCCCACACATAATACCCCTTGATCCAGCAAGCTTTTCTGAACCAATAAACCTGTCAAAGTTTCCAGAGCTGCCGCTACCAGAGCGGTGGTCCAACAGCAAAGAGGCAGCTGTAGACGCTTTTCCCAATTCTCGTTCTGAAGAGACTGATGTGGGGGCTGCTGACTGCATGTCTGtcccagaggaaactgagccTTTGGGCCGTCCAACATCAAACCATGAGACTCAAATGCAACCAAGGTGGTTTTGGTAGGATCTTGAAACAGTTGGCTGATGTTTTATACCTAGCTGCAAGTTGTTAGATTTCTATTCAGAAATCTggattgtttctgttttctagTGAACATAACCACAAGAGCAACTATGAAACCTGTGATAATGTTTATGAAGATGTCGAGTTAAACAAACTCCTTGCAAGCCATACgtcaactaaacaaaaaaacaaactaaaaagtaaagtttgattatttcttttgtcatttaaatgaaaatccttgcaaatgtttttctttatttaacgtTCTTATTTCTTCCAGATCCATATGTTGACAGCCTGTCAAGGGTAagccattttaatattttattaagtatggggcaaaatattttttccagttgaataaatataattttcacataaaatgcctagtaaaattattcatactgcttaacaatttccacattttgtcaagactgcaaccacaaactttaatgaattttatttgGATTATGTGTGagaaatcaacacaaagtagtggaaaATTGTAAAGGATTGAGCAgttctctgtgagatgttcaaagcataacatctgttttattatataaccctgctttaaaccccTCCCCAACGTTTCCCCCTGACcggtctgctgtgttccttggtatccatgatgctgtttgttctctgttctttaacaaactttCACAGAACTGGATTTTTACTGAGATTATATTCTAGACTACTGGACTGTTGATTAATTAGAGGAAATGTTAATGCAATTGGTTGAATTTGTACAGCTTTATGTTGTTCTGTTGCATAAAATCcattgaagtctgtggttcTGATGTGACAACACGTGAACATGTTGGATAGGTATGAATTTGGTGAGGGGCTGTATGTATACTAAATAATGTGCTCATTTCCAGAAGGGGGAAACATGTCTTCACAAACGGCCACGGCATCCATGGTATGTCTTCCAAACATACGCttgatctgttttttgtttttgttttgttgtttctatCTTTGATACTTATCTTGACACTAAAGAGAAGATAGCTATTTTATATTCCCCTGAATCTGTGGCGATCGCCCTGCAATTACAGCAACATACAGTGTCAGGAGAACATTCTCATTTAACCTATAACATCACGAAGTATGTGACACATTAGTAGTTTGAACAGGAAAGTTGCTGGCCGTATGTCTTCCcctctttaattttttatagTACCTTGAACAATCTGAGCTTTCTTTAGGCAACACCCAAGCCCCAACACTGCTGATCATAAAGaacagaggaagagagagaaacagcgACTTGAAAAGGAGAGAAAGGAGCAAAAAGAGAgggagaagaaagaaaatgaaatgaaaaaaaagttcaaagtaAGGAATCTACTTCTGGTGGAGCTCCCTTAGCTTACCCTAAGTGTAAATTTAAtctatatttaaattaaataaaaaaaactataatggATATCTAGAAAGAAATAGATGTAGTTAAAACTCTAAGAAGTGATGTACCTCCTGGCTGACTGTAGGTGACTGGCGAGGAAGAGCCAATGTACCATGCCAAGGTCACGGTGGCCAGTAAAGTCCGCAAGAACGACCTGCCTGTGAAGAACGGGGACACGGTCAGCATCATACGAACCACCAACTGCCCCAAAGGCAAATGGTTGGCTCGGGATGCCAACCACAAGTGTAGGTTTAACTGTGATGGctgtgtttttctacttttttaagtccttttttctatattttaataCGAGGAAAGAGagaatgcattttaaaataaatacaattaattAATCATGTAGTGCTTCTCTGGAAGATGGGATGAAATGCTTGTAAAGAGGCATGCTTAGCGGAAATCGCATTCCTCTTTGATTTAGGCTGGATTTACATTGTACTCATTATCTGTTGTCCCCCTCTCTATCATAGACGGTTACATTTCAGTGATGAACGTTGAGTTAAACATCAAGGACATGCTGGAACTTGGCAAAAAGGCTCAAGCAGCTGGACGAGGAGCCTATTTGGAGCCAGATACCGTCAGCATTGGGAGCAGGTACTTGAAAAAGACAAGTGGATTTCTTTACTAGGGTTAGGAAGATCatgactttttttgttttgtcttttccagATCGTCTAACTTCCCTCTTCTAACAAGCAGTTGTAAGTGTCTGCAGTCTCTGTGCAAATACACTCAGTCTGTTCGTTACATTTCAATCACTCGTTGTCTGAAAACTCACTGAATGGTCCAGAAAATGTTTGCTCTTGTTGACTGACAAAGCACCAAGTCAACCGCTCGCCATCTGCTTCAAAGCTGTGTTATTTTACTGTTGTGGAGGAATTCTGTGTAAGCTAAGGGGTGAGGCTGCTAAACACCTTTCATCAGCATGCATTCTGACCTTAATCACAGCagtttgtttttccacagtCACAGATGACAGCGAGGAGTGGGCCTGTGAGGATGAAACTCTTTCACCATCCTATGAAAGCCAGTAAGATGTTTATTGTCCTTATTATGGCTCAAATTGCCCTTTGCAAAGTCTTGTTGTAGTAGATTGAAAGTATTTTATCACTCCTGAGCAGTCATATGTTTGTCTCTCCGTTTTTATATCATAGCATTGCTCAGCAGACTGTTTCAGAGCCAGAAGTGTGTAAGTACATTTATCTGCTGAGGGAAAAAACGTATGATAAATCCAGCCCTTCACTTGAAAGGGAAGGGTAGCCTCTCTGTGGTTGGTTGATGTTATGTGTGGACATTTGGCCGACTGTGAAATGCCTTTTAAGGTGCTGTTTTACCACACTGTTTACTTCACCCCTGCTGTCTTTGCATGACTAAGCTCCATTCCTCTCAGATCATTCTCATACCCGTGTCTTCATGTGCTCACTTTATCAGCATGCATTTATGTCGATGGCCAGCATACACTCAGTGACAGCAACCTGGAAGAACTACACACACAGTAAGTCTCAAACACACCCTGTCACTGCAGAGAAAGCAGTTAACAGTTGTGGCTTAGAGGAAGGCTCTTAGTGGTGATGTGACTTACAAAATAATTCATACCTCTTACTTTTCACattatgaccacagacatcagtgTATTTCATTTGGTTTTAGTGTGAGAGACCAAGAcatagtagtgcataattgttaagtggaaggaaaataatatttttcaaataaaaatctcaagTGTAATGGGCATTTCTATTCAGGCTCCACTACTCAGATGCCCTCAAAAAATCCCAGTTATTGTGTGAAGTTACTGGCTGTGTATTTTTATCTCagtatgaatccagctgttctatgaaggcctctgaggtttgttagagaacattagagatcAAACAGCATCATCAGGACctgggaacacagcagacaggtcaggaagaaagttgccaaaatgtttaaagcagagttaagttataactatggaggagctgcagatatccacagtccaggttggagaatctgttgatggaagattattaaatctctagatgtgtaaagctaGGAAAAGAAATACCCTAAAATACAAAGAGAATTTTATCCATCAACAACCTGTGGTTCATCATCTAAAAGCAACTGGACCACGGAATACAATTTGCAGCAAACACCATATGACTTTGGCTCAGAAGCTGACATCTAGTATGCCAGGAGGAATTGCAGAAGTCCCCAAACAGAAAGGTTACCTCTGAAAATATTGAGTCTTTGCTTAAATGTAAAggtcagtatacaggtccttctcaaaatattagcatattgtgataaagttcattattttccataatgtaatgatgaaaatttaacattcatatattttagattcattgcacactaactgaaatatttaaggtcttttattgtcttaatacggatgattttggcatacagctcatgaaaacccaaaattcctatctcacaaaattagcatatcattaaaagggtctctaaacgagctatgaacctaatcatctgaatcaacgagttaactctaaacacctgcaaaagattcctgaggcctttaaaactcccagcctggttcatcactcaaaaccc
This genomic interval from Girardinichthys multiradiatus isolate DD_20200921_A chromosome 6, DD_fGirMul_XY1, whole genome shotgun sequence contains the following:
- the si:ch211-188c16.1 gene encoding uncharacterized protein si:ch211-188c16.1 isoform X2; the encoded protein is MLQVFSKNNLLSKGGALRRGIKRATMEEGGQINFKALRAKFQEEGLLAHSKNSRPAVAEKPKLLQSYLGPCSSVVSGIATAVENHMPEIPRVLFRDELRSSGGKQPISFPPHPKQTSSSSQLANGDSSAKHSLKERRMPLVLPTLPVKDPKMDASARKEHKLESEKGKEVFPHSKMKKKGLLLPFKLVKASKNSADNGEELTCDDLTNRPYSAPCEFCPMEKQGTEEQASPQSNQSISEYLVSSPEITVTPPPPEKFSDSDNRILSTLEKAKKKFSRQQIIVPTKPKGLCSPDYSCREKIFPLSPKNPDSLGSGVLVPPPVCLPHLACTSALPFFKANNSVHKPVFDTQLIMEKAEKLPARTVEPHSPWVPLKKLLPELWTLGAVPIKPPRPPTVDLSSYHAVLVKEVSAGWCQTPIKKDVSVLDPPDFPDSKTSELETADNEPVDIAAIETEALDIFVGNPTTPIICEVTDYHAPDSALSVCDPAEPDRSQVVQDLNLGSPHIIPLDPASFSEPINLSKFPELPLPERWSNSKEAAVDAFPNSRSEETDVGAADCMSVPEETEPLGRPTSNHETQMQPSEHNHKSNYETCDNVYEDVELNKLLASHTSTKQKNKLKNPYVDSLSRKGETCLHKRPRHPWQHPSPNTADHKEQRKREKQRLEKERKEQKEREKKENEMKKKFKVTGEEEPMYHAKVTVASKVRKNDLPVKNGDTVSIIRTTNCPKGKWLARDANHKYGYISVMNVELNIKDMLELGKKAQAAGRGAYLEPDTVSIGSRSSNFPLLTSSFTDDSEEWACEDETLSPSYESHIAQQTVSEPEVSCIYVDGQHTLSDSNLEELHTQTRHEALQKLAFLFQHSKDELGDGGAAPINSDTSSFLCSFEEPPYPEQEIDFTEMEFLPPPPLYADTI
- the si:ch211-188c16.1 gene encoding uncharacterized protein si:ch211-188c16.1 isoform X1, producing the protein MLQVFSKNNLLSKGGALRRGIKRATMEEGGQINFKALRAKFQEEGLLAHSKNSRPAVAEKPKLLQSYLGPCSSVVSGIATAVENHMPEIPRVLFRDELRSSGGKQPISFPPHPKQTSSSSQLANGDSSAKHSLKERRMPLVLPTLPVKDPKMDASARKEHKLESEKGKEVFPHSKMKKKGLLLPFKLVKASKNSADNGEELTCDDLTNRPYSAPCEFCPMEKQGTEEQASPQSNQSISEYLVSSPEITVTPPPPEKFSDSDNRILSTLEKAKKKFSRQQIIVPTKPKGLCSPDYSCREKIFPLSPKNPDSLGSGVLVPPPVCLPHLACTSALPFFKANNSVHKPVFDTQLIMEKAEKLPARTVEPHSPWVPLKKLLPELWTLGAVPIKPPRPPTVDLSSYHAVLVKEVSAGWCQTPIKKDVSVLDPPDFPDSKTSELETADNEPVDIAAIETEALDIFVGNPTTPIICEVTDYHAPDSALSVCDPAEPDRSQVVQDLNLGSPHIIPLDPASFSEPINLSKFPELPLPERWSNSKEAAVDAFPNSRSEETDVGAADCMSVPEETEPLGRPTSNHETQMQPRWFCEHNHKSNYETCDNVYEDVELNKLLASHTSTKQKNKLKNPYVDSLSRKGETCLHKRPRHPWQHPSPNTADHKEQRKREKQRLEKERKEQKEREKKENEMKKKFKVTGEEEPMYHAKVTVASKVRKNDLPVKNGDTVSIIRTTNCPKGKWLARDANHKYGYISVMNVELNIKDMLELGKKAQAAGRGAYLEPDTVSIGSRSSNFPLLTSSFTDDSEEWACEDETLSPSYESHIAQQTVSEPEVSCIYVDGQHTLSDSNLEELHTQTRHEALQKLAFLFQHSKDELGDGGAAPINSDTSSFLCSFEEPPYPEQEIDFTEMEFLPPPPLYADTI
- the si:ch211-188c16.1 gene encoding uncharacterized protein si:ch211-188c16.1 isoform X4, whose translation is MLQVFSKNNLLSKGGALRRGIKRATMEEGGQINFKALRAKFQEEGLLAHSKNSRPAVAEKPKLLQSYLGPCSSVVSGIATAVENHMPEIPRVLFRDELRSSGGKQPISFPPHPKQTSSSSQLANGDSSAKHSLKERRMPLVLPTLPVKDPKMDASARKEHKLESEKGKEVFPHSKMKKKGLLLPFKLVKASKNSADNGEELTCDDLTNRPYSAPCEFCPMEKQGTEEQASPQSNQSISEYLVSSPEITVTPPPPEKFSDSDNRILSTLEKAKKKFSRQQIIVPTKPKGLCSPDYSCREKIFPLSPKNPDSLGSGVLVPPPVCLPHLACTSALPFFKANNSVHKPVFDTQLIMEKAEKLPARTVEPHSPWVPLKKLLPELWTLGAVPIKPPRPPTVDLSSYHAVLVKEVSAGWCQTPIKKDVSVLDPPDFPDSKTSELETADNEPVDIAAIETEALDIFVGNPTTPIICEVTDYHAPDSALSVCDPAEPDRSQVVQDLNLGSPHIIPLDPASFSEPINLSKFPELPLPERWSNSKEAAVDAFPNSRSEETDVGAADCMSVPEETEPLGRPTSNHETQMQPRWFCEHNHKSNYETCDNVYEDVELNKLLASHTSTKQKNKLKNPYVDSLSRKGETCLHKRPRHPWQHPSPNTADHKEQRKREKQRLEKERKEQKEREKKENEMKKKFKVTGEEEPMYHAKVTVASKVRKNDLPVKNGDTVSIIRTTNCPKGKWLARDANHKYGYISVMNVELNIKDMLELGKKAQAAGRGAYLEPDTVSIGSRSSNFPLLTSSFTDDSEEWACEDETLSPSYESHIAQQTVSEPEVSCIYVDGQHTLSDSNLEELHTQTRHEALQKLAFLFQHSKDELGDGGAAPIKLLVLV
- the si:ch211-188c16.1 gene encoding uncharacterized protein si:ch211-188c16.1 isoform X3, translating into MLQVFSKNNLLSKGGALRRGIKRATMEEGGQINFKALRAKFQEEGLLAHSKNSRPAVAEKPKLLQSYLGPCSSVVSGIATAVENHMPEIPRVLFRDELRSSGGKQPISFPPHPKQTSSSSQLANGDSSAKHSLKERRMPLVLPTLPVKDPKMDASARKEHKLESEKGKEVFPHSKMKKKGLLLPFKLVKASKNSADNGEELTCDDLTNRPYSAPCEFCPMEKQGTEEQASPQSNQSISEYLVSSPEITVTPPPPEKFSDSDNRILSTLEKAKKKFSRQQIIVPTKPKGLCSPDYSCREKIFPLSPKNPDSLGSGVLVPPPVCLPHLACTSALPFFKANNSVHKPVFDTQLIMEKAEKLPARTVEPHSPWVPLKKLLPELWTLGAVPIKPPRPPTVDLSSYHAVLVKEVSAGWCQTPIKKDVSVLDPPDFPDSKTSELETADNEPVDIAAIETEALDIFVGNPTTPIICEVTDYHAPDSALSVCDPAEPDRSQFPELPLPERWSNSKEAAVDAFPNSRSEETDVGAADCMSVPEETEPLGRPTSNHETQMQPRWFCEHNHKSNYETCDNVYEDVELNKLLASHTSTKQKNKLKNPYVDSLSRKGETCLHKRPRHPWQHPSPNTADHKEQRKREKQRLEKERKEQKEREKKENEMKKKFKVTGEEEPMYHAKVTVASKVRKNDLPVKNGDTVSIIRTTNCPKGKWLARDANHKYGYISVMNVELNIKDMLELGKKAQAAGRGAYLEPDTVSIGSRSSNFPLLTSSFTDDSEEWACEDETLSPSYESHIAQQTVSEPEVSCIYVDGQHTLSDSNLEELHTQTRHEALQKLAFLFQHSKDELGDGGAAPINSDTSSFLCSFEEPPYPEQEIDFTEMEFLPPPPLYADTI